A genomic stretch from Angustibacter sp. Root456 includes:
- the recC gene encoding exodeoxyribonuclease V subunit gamma, whose amino-acid sequence MLHLHRSERADALVGALADVLADPPDDPFTPDVVAVPTRGVERWLAQRLSHHLGAAPSPGEAGVCANVSFGSPARLVREALAAAVGLEADDDPWRTSALTWPLLQVVDECAGEPWCAVLGRHLGAGSDDELRQGRRLVVVRHLARLFSEYARQRPSMVQAWAQGRDDDGTVVDGAAQPVPRDLAWQPRLWRVLRERVGVPSPAERLPLAVQRLVDDPAVLDLPSRLSVFGPTRLAADQLAVLQALSVHRDVHLWLVHPSPALWRAVAGLAAPSPRRRALTSPARQPLLASMARDVTELQLRLAALGPASDHHHPAPHRPDTVLGALQRRVRDDDATAATQPLVPGDHSVQVHACHGRARQVEVLREVLVGLFADDPTLEPRDVVVMCPDVEAFAPLLAATFGLAGESAGAQPVPGDLHPGQQLRVRLADRSMRLTNPVLELVSTLLDLADSRVTASQLLDLAATEPVRRRFRFDDDALDRLREWSVAAGVHWGEDAARRARFGLGALRQGTWDTALDRLLLGVAMADEDARFVGSALPLDDVDSTDIDLAGRVAELLDRLSGVLRGLDRSAPVEQWLDQLDTALDQLADTAPAHSWQLVQARQVLADVRQAAAVARAGAPLRLPDVRALLADGLAGRPTRAGFRTGALTVCSLEPMRAVPHRVVCLLGLDDGAFPRSASVDGDDVLLRDPCLGERDRRSEDRQLFLDAVASAAEHLVIVYSGADERTGAVRPPAVPVSELLDAVEQAVAADPAATRRQVLVRHPLQVVDERNFTPGALQRPGPFSWDRRSYGAALAGRGERDEGLDDRLLVTRPLPKQPRPAHVDLDDLVEAFEHPARWFLRRRLGVSLAGEVDDVDDRVPLELGPLDAWQVGDRLLAACLAGVDRDRAVAAEWRRGDVPPAELGRAALTDLVDRVTPIAGAALARVHEPATAVDVWAELPSGLAVGGTVSGVHGDLLVRTVYSRLGPKHRLRAWVQLLALVVSRPDRPWRALTVGRPQGTRPGALAAELVAPPPAVAEQRLEELVRLRERAERAPLPLPVDTAFAYAAARHAGNQVVQAAETAQQQWAAELRFGDEYRDLCWGRDCRFDVLAGEPEADERRWWPQETTRLGVLARRVWQPLLDHETTGSL is encoded by the coding sequence GTGCTGCACCTGCACCGCAGCGAGCGCGCGGACGCGCTCGTCGGCGCCCTGGCGGACGTCCTCGCCGATCCGCCGGACGACCCGTTCACACCGGACGTCGTGGCGGTGCCCACCCGGGGCGTCGAGCGCTGGCTCGCCCAGCGGCTGTCGCACCACCTGGGCGCGGCGCCATCCCCGGGCGAGGCCGGAGTGTGCGCGAACGTGTCTTTCGGCTCGCCCGCCCGGCTCGTGCGCGAGGCGCTCGCGGCCGCGGTCGGCCTGGAGGCGGACGACGACCCCTGGCGCACCTCGGCGCTGACCTGGCCGTTGCTGCAGGTGGTCGACGAGTGCGCCGGTGAGCCCTGGTGCGCCGTGCTGGGGCGCCACCTCGGGGCGGGCAGCGACGACGAGCTGCGGCAGGGGCGGCGCCTCGTCGTCGTGCGGCACCTGGCCCGCCTGTTCAGCGAGTACGCCCGGCAGCGCCCGTCGATGGTGCAGGCGTGGGCGCAGGGCCGCGACGACGACGGCACGGTGGTGGATGGTGCAGCGCAGCCGGTGCCACGCGACCTGGCCTGGCAGCCGAGGCTGTGGCGGGTCCTGCGCGAGCGCGTCGGGGTGCCGAGCCCGGCCGAGCGCCTGCCGCTGGCGGTGCAGCGGCTGGTCGACGATCCGGCGGTGCTCGACCTGCCCTCGCGGCTGTCGGTGTTCGGGCCGACGCGGCTGGCCGCCGACCAGCTCGCCGTCCTGCAGGCGCTGAGCGTCCACCGTGACGTGCACCTGTGGCTGGTGCACCCCTCGCCCGCCCTGTGGCGCGCCGTGGCCGGGCTCGCCGCGCCGTCGCCGCGCCGCCGCGCGCTCACCTCACCGGCGCGCCAGCCGCTGCTGGCGTCGATGGCGCGCGACGTCACCGAGCTGCAGCTGCGGCTGGCGGCGCTCGGGCCGGCGTCCGACCACCACCACCCGGCGCCGCATCGGCCGGACACCGTGCTCGGCGCGCTGCAGCGCCGCGTGCGCGACGACGACGCCACTGCCGCCACCCAGCCGCTCGTGCCCGGTGACCACAGCGTGCAGGTGCACGCCTGTCACGGCCGGGCGCGGCAGGTCGAGGTGCTGCGCGAGGTGCTCGTCGGGCTCTTCGCCGACGACCCGACGCTCGAGCCGCGCGACGTGGTGGTGATGTGTCCGGACGTCGAGGCGTTCGCCCCCCTGCTGGCCGCGACGTTCGGCCTGGCCGGGGAGTCGGCAGGCGCCCAGCCGGTGCCCGGCGACCTGCACCCTGGCCAGCAGCTGCGGGTGCGCCTCGCCGACCGCTCGATGCGCCTCACCAACCCCGTCCTCGAACTCGTGAGCACGCTGCTCGACCTGGCCGATAGCCGCGTCACCGCCTCGCAGCTGCTCGACCTGGCGGCCACCGAGCCCGTCCGCCGCCGGTTCCGGTTCGACGACGACGCGCTCGACCGCCTGCGCGAGTGGTCGGTGGCGGCCGGCGTCCACTGGGGCGAGGACGCCGCCCGGCGGGCGCGGTTCGGGCTCGGTGCGCTGCGCCAGGGCACCTGGGACACCGCCCTCGACCGGCTCCTGCTCGGCGTCGCCATGGCCGACGAGGACGCCCGGTTCGTCGGCTCCGCGCTGCCCCTCGACGATGTCGACAGCACCGACATCGACCTCGCCGGCCGCGTCGCCGAGCTGCTCGACCGGCTCTCCGGCGTGCTGCGCGGCCTCGACCGCAGCGCGCCGGTCGAGCAGTGGCTCGACCAGCTCGACACCGCGCTCGACCAGCTCGCCGACACCGCACCCGCCCACAGCTGGCAGCTCGTGCAGGCCCGGCAGGTGCTCGCCGACGTCCGGCAGGCGGCGGCCGTCGCGCGGGCCGGCGCACCGCTGCGGCTGCCCGACGTCCGGGCGCTGCTGGCCGACGGGCTCGCCGGCCGGCCCACGCGGGCCGGCTTTCGCACCGGTGCGCTCACCGTCTGCTCGCTCGAGCCGATGCGAGCCGTCCCCCACCGGGTGGTGTGCCTGCTCGGCCTCGACGACGGCGCGTTCCCGCGCTCGGCCAGCGTGGACGGCGACGACGTGCTGCTGCGCGACCCGTGCCTGGGGGAGCGCGACCGGCGCAGCGAGGACCGCCAGCTCTTCCTCGACGCCGTCGCCAGCGCCGCAGAGCACTTGGTGATCGTCTACTCCGGCGCCGACGAGCGCACAGGCGCCGTGCGGCCGCCCGCGGTGCCGGTGAGCGAGCTCCTCGACGCCGTGGAGCAAGCGGTCGCCGCCGACCCCGCCGCCACGCGCCGTCAGGTGCTGGTGCGCCACCCGCTCCAGGTCGTGGACGAGCGCAACTTCACGCCGGGAGCCCTGCAGCGGCCAGGACCCTTCAGCTGGGACCGCCGCTCGTACGGCGCGGCGCTCGCCGGCCGGGGGGAGCGCGACGAGGGGCTCGATGACCGGCTGCTGGTGACCCGCCCGCTGCCGAAGCAGCCCCGACCGGCGCACGTCGACCTCGACGACCTCGTCGAGGCGTTCGAGCACCCGGCGCGCTGGTTCCTGCGCCGGCGACTGGGGGTCTCGCTGGCCGGGGAGGTCGACGACGTCGATGACCGCGTGCCGCTGGAGCTCGGGCCACTCGATGCCTGGCAGGTGGGTGACCGGCTGCTCGCCGCGTGCCTGGCCGGGGTCGACCGCGACCGAGCGGTGGCCGCGGAGTGGCGGCGCGGCGACGTCCCGCCGGCCGAGCTGGGGCGCGCAGCGCTCACCGACCTGGTCGACCGGGTGACGCCGATCGCCGGCGCGGCGCTGGCTCGGGTGCACGAGCCGGCCACCGCGGTCGACGTGTGGGCTGAGCTGCCGTCCGGTCTGGCCGTCGGCGGCACCGTGTCGGGCGTTCACGGCGACCTTCTCGTGCGCACCGTCTACTCCCGGCTCGGCCCCAAGCACCGGCTGCGCGCGTGGGTGCAGCTGCTGGCTCTGGTGGTGAGCCGGCCCGACCGGCCGTGGCGCGCGCTCACCGTCGGACGACCGCAGGGCACGCGCCCCGGGGCTCTGGCGGCCGAGCTCGTCGCCCCGCCGCCCGCCGTCGCCGAGCAGCGCCTCGAGGAGCTCGTGCGCCTGCGCGAGCGGGCCGAGCGCGCACCCTTGCCGCTGCCGGTCGACACGGCGTTCGCCTACGCCGCGGCGCGGCACGCCGGCAACCAGGTCGTGCAGGCCGCCGAGACCGCCCAGCAGCAGTGGGCCGCCGAGCTGCGCTTCGGCGACGAGTACCGCGACCTGTGCTGGGGACGGGACTGCCGGTTCGACGTCCTGGCCGGCGAGCCGGAGGCCGACGAGCGGCGCTGGTGGCCGCAGGAGACCACCCGCCTCGGTGTCCTGGCCCGGCGGGTGTGGCAGCCGTTGCTCGATCACGAGACGACGGGCTCGCTGTGA
- a CDS encoding sulfurtransferase — protein MQVPAPRALPVVVGGQWLAAHRDDVVAADVRWYLDGRSGRAAYDAGHLPGAVFVDLDRWLAAPPDASGARHPLPDPAVFAEGMAAAGIGDDTAVVAYDDAGGVIAARLVWMLRATGHAAALLDGGLGAWAGALSTELVAPTAAARFTARQWPATLLATVDDATDPRHVVLDARDHERYAGATEPVDPRAGHIPGARSLPTREHLDAHGHFLPRDVLRQRFQEAGVHPGSSVVAYCGSGVTACHSLLALELAGFAPGRLYPGSWSQYCADSSREARTGDRP, from the coding sequence ATGCAGGTTCCCGCACCTCGCGCGCTGCCGGTCGTGGTCGGCGGGCAGTGGCTGGCCGCGCACCGCGATGACGTGGTGGCGGCCGACGTCCGGTGGTACCTCGACGGCCGGTCGGGGCGTGCCGCCTACGACGCCGGGCACCTTCCCGGTGCCGTCTTCGTCGACCTCGACCGGTGGCTCGCCGCGCCACCGGACGCCAGCGGCGCGCGCCACCCGCTGCCCGACCCGGCGGTGTTCGCCGAGGGCATGGCCGCGGCCGGTATCGGGGACGACACCGCCGTGGTGGCGTACGACGACGCCGGCGGGGTGATCGCGGCCCGGCTCGTGTGGATGCTGCGCGCCACCGGGCACGCCGCCGCGCTGCTCGACGGCGGCCTGGGTGCCTGGGCAGGCGCGCTCAGCACCGAGCTGGTCGCCCCCACTGCGGCTGCGCGGTTCACGGCGCGCCAGTGGCCGGCGACGCTGCTCGCCACCGTCGACGACGCCACCGACCCGCGACACGTCGTACTCGACGCCCGCGACCACGAGCGCTACGCGGGCGCCACCGAGCCGGTCGACCCGCGCGCCGGCCACATCCCCGGAGCCCGCAGCCTCCCCACGCGCGAGCACCTCGACGCTCATGGGCACTTCCTGCCCAGAGACGTTCTGCGGCAACGGTTCCAGGAGGCCGGAGTTCACCCGGGATCCTCGGTCGTCGCCTACTGCGGGTCCGGCGTCACGGCCTGCCACAGCCTGCTCGCGCTCGAGCTCGCGGGGTTCGCTCCCGGCCGGCTCTACCCCGGCTCGTGGTCGCAGTACTGCGCCGACTCCTCGCGCGAGGCGCGCACCGGCGACCGGCCCTGA
- a CDS encoding holin — MSYFSRAFLAAAGERAVKTFAQTLAALLAANGSGVLDVDWLGGLSVAASAAVVSLLTSVASGGVGEPGPSLTSEGLAANRASRNRSRQVAVRT, encoded by the coding sequence ATGTCGTACTTCAGCCGAGCGTTCCTCGCCGCCGCCGGCGAGCGCGCCGTCAAGACCTTCGCCCAGACGCTCGCGGCGCTGCTGGCCGCCAACGGGTCCGGCGTCCTGGACGTCGACTGGCTGGGTGGCCTGTCGGTCGCCGCCTCGGCCGCCGTCGTGTCGCTGCTGACGTCGGTGGCGTCCGGTGGGGTGGGTGAGCCCGGTCCGTCACTGACGAGCGAGGGGCTGGCAGCGAACCGCGCCAGCCGGAACAGGAGCCGGCAGGTCGCCGTTCGCACCTGA
- a CDS encoding oxygenase MpaB family protein — protein sequence MTLLDPALHRARTQLAGALRARVAGRDAQRKAERIWLSEGPRWFTPDDPIWRVHADAAMFPAGIRALLLQSLHPLAMAGVAAHSGYKGDPWGRLQRTSEFLATTTFGTIEHAEQQIARVRRIHERVRGTAPDGRPYAASDPHLLRWVHVTEADSFLTAFQRYADAPLTPAEADRYVEQAAVVAGRLGVVDPPTTVEQLRATIDGYRPELASTPAAREAARFLLVHPPLPIAARPGYLALAAGAVALLPRWARTPLRLPSLPVTDRLVGRPLGAAATSVVRWAMRHPDDVRNRA from the coding sequence GTGACGCTCCTCGACCCCGCCCTCCACCGGGCCCGCACGCAGCTCGCCGGTGCCCTGCGCGCCCGCGTGGCCGGCCGGGACGCCCAGCGCAAGGCCGAGCGCATCTGGCTGAGCGAGGGCCCCCGCTGGTTCACGCCCGACGACCCGATCTGGCGGGTGCACGCCGACGCCGCGATGTTCCCCGCCGGCATCCGCGCGCTGCTGCTGCAGTCGCTGCACCCCCTGGCGATGGCCGGCGTCGCGGCGCACTCGGGCTACAAGGGAGACCCGTGGGGCCGGCTGCAGCGCACGAGCGAGTTCCTCGCGACGACGACGTTCGGCACCATCGAGCACGCCGAGCAGCAGATCGCCCGGGTGCGCCGCATCCACGAGCGGGTGCGCGGCACCGCTCCGGACGGCCGGCCGTACGCCGCCAGCGACCCGCACCTGCTGCGCTGGGTGCACGTCACCGAGGCCGACAGCTTCCTCACCGCGTTCCAGCGCTACGCCGACGCACCGCTGACGCCCGCTGAAGCCGACCGGTACGTCGAGCAGGCGGCCGTGGTGGCGGGGCGACTCGGTGTGGTCGACCCGCCGACGACGGTGGAGCAGCTGCGGGCCACGATCGACGGCTACCGCCCCGAGCTCGCGAGCACCCCCGCCGCCCGCGAGGCCGCGCGCTTCCTGCTGGTGCACCCACCGCTGCCGATCGCTGCCCGACCCGGCTACCTGGCGCTGGCCGCCGGCGCCGTCGCCCTGCTCCCCCGCTGGGCGCGCACCCCGCTGCGACTGCCGTCGCTGCCCGTCACCGACCGGCTCGTCGGCCGCCCGCTCGGGGCGGCCGCGACGTCGGTGGTGCGCTGGGCGATGCGCCATCCGGACGACGTCCGCAACCGCGCGTAG
- a CDS encoding DEAD/DEAH box helicase — protein sequence MAGRGQRTATTSRSSSSSGRDRRRTKHTDDEGLMPVLAKAVREVEAQAQRGAIRRSGRTKFQVIALLVREERARVKAQDDVTEVWRAEQLKRLDGIATILAKIAARDPSLLGLLAEDASVTDDARILKRDMMLEGGLEPPEELVEPQVPDPASARSVIPMSVRARQLANPFLEPDYEAVGERRRRTGLLTGWELLGPLFRSFEQGGDSSCMQLPEPATLKGPDGLQLMHHQGQLVAAAAQGHRSFLLADEPGLGKTAQALLAAQAANAFPLLVVVPNVVKTNWAREVHLWTPSRVPTVVHGDGENVDGFADIVIVNYEILDRHVGWLGSFGFRGMVVDEAHFIKNKSSQRSQNVLQTAERIRQRMLRPLMMALTGTPLVNDIEDFQAIWEFLGWIEAKAPRAELLAALEENGWTPADPQFYPAARSTVVDFGIVRRRKVDVASDIPARRIADLPVELDDDAGRSIREAEAELARRLLQRYDAALAARSSSTTTDGIDHELVRVVAKAERDAEAASTGENVFSLMRRIGQAKAGLAADYAAQLARSVGKVVVFAKHIDVMDTAQETFARRGMRYSSVRGDQTPKARQENIDAFTNDPDVPVIVCSLTAAGVGLNLQVASNVVLAELSWTDAEQTQAIDRVHRIGQTEPVTAWRIIAAQTLDTQVAQLIDSKAGLAARALDGSDEEVSVSADVQLEALVGLLTEALRRR from the coding sequence TTGGCCGGACGAGGCCAGCGCACAGCCACGACGTCGCGCTCCAGCAGCTCCAGCGGCCGCGACCGGCGGCGCACCAAGCACACGGACGACGAGGGCCTGATGCCCGTGCTCGCCAAGGCGGTGCGCGAGGTCGAGGCTCAGGCCCAGCGCGGCGCCATCCGGCGCAGCGGGCGCACGAAGTTCCAGGTCATCGCCCTGCTCGTGCGCGAGGAACGCGCCCGCGTCAAGGCGCAGGACGACGTCACCGAGGTCTGGCGCGCCGAGCAGCTCAAGCGGCTCGACGGCATCGCGACGATCCTCGCCAAGATCGCCGCGCGCGACCCCTCCCTGCTCGGGCTGCTCGCCGAGGACGCCTCGGTGACGGACGACGCCCGCATCCTCAAGCGCGACATGATGCTCGAGGGCGGCCTCGAGCCGCCGGAGGAGCTGGTCGAGCCGCAGGTGCCTGACCCGGCGTCCGCCCGCTCGGTGATCCCGATGTCGGTGCGCGCGCGCCAGCTCGCCAACCCGTTCCTCGAGCCCGACTACGAGGCGGTCGGCGAACGCCGCCGCCGCACCGGCCTGCTCACGGGCTGGGAGCTGCTCGGTCCGCTGTTCCGCTCCTTCGAGCAGGGCGGCGACTCCTCGTGCATGCAGCTGCCCGAGCCGGCGACCCTCAAGGGTCCCGACGGCCTGCAGCTGATGCACCACCAGGGCCAGCTCGTGGCCGCGGCGGCCCAGGGGCACCGCAGCTTCCTGCTCGCCGACGAGCCGGGCCTCGGCAAGACCGCGCAGGCGCTGCTCGCGGCGCAGGCGGCGAACGCCTTCCCGCTGCTCGTCGTGGTGCCCAACGTCGTCAAGACCAACTGGGCGCGCGAGGTGCACCTGTGGACCCCGAGCCGCGTGCCCACCGTGGTGCACGGTGACGGTGAGAACGTCGACGGCTTCGCCGACATCGTGATCGTCAACTACGAGATCCTCGACCGCCACGTCGGCTGGCTGGGGTCGTTCGGCTTCCGCGGCATGGTCGTCGACGAGGCGCACTTCATCAAGAACAAGTCCTCGCAGCGCTCGCAGAACGTGCTGCAGACGGCGGAGCGGATCCGGCAGCGGATGCTGCGACCGCTCATGATGGCGCTCACCGGCACCCCGCTGGTCAACGACATCGAGGACTTCCAGGCGATCTGGGAGTTCCTGGGCTGGATCGAAGCCAAGGCCCCCCGCGCCGAGCTGCTGGCCGCGCTGGAGGAGAACGGCTGGACGCCCGCCGACCCGCAGTTCTACCCGGCCGCCCGCTCGACCGTCGTCGACTTCGGCATCGTGCGTCGCCGCAAGGTCGACGTCGCCTCCGACATCCCGGCCCGTCGCATCGCCGACCTGCCGGTCGAGCTGGACGACGACGCCGGCCGCTCGATCCGCGAGGCCGAGGCCGAGCTCGCCCGGCGCCTGCTGCAGCGGTACGACGCCGCCCTGGCCGCACGGTCGTCGTCCACCACCACCGACGGCATCGACCACGAGCTCGTGCGCGTGGTCGCCAAGGCCGAGCGCGACGCCGAGGCGGCCAGCACCGGCGAGAACGTCTTCTCGCTCATGCGCCGGATCGGCCAGGCCAAGGCCGGGCTCGCCGCCGACTACGCCGCCCAGCTGGCGCGCAGCGTCGGCAAGGTGGTCGTGTTCGCCAAGCACATCGACGTCATGGACACCGCGCAGGAGACGTTCGCGCGGCGCGGCATGCGCTACTCGTCGGTGCGCGGTGACCAGACGCCGAAGGCGCGCCAGGAGAACATCGACGCGTTCACGAACGACCCCGATGTGCCCGTCATCGTCTGCTCGCTCACCGCGGCGGGTGTGGGCCTGAACCTCCAGGTGGCGTCCAACGTGGTGCTCGCCGAGCTGTCGTGGACCGACGCCGAGCAGACCCAGGCGATCGACCGCGTGCACCGCATCGGCCAGACCGAGCCGGTGACCGCGTGGCGCATCATCGCGGCGCAGACGCTCGACACCCAGGTCGCCCAGCTCATCGACAGCAAGGCCGGGCTCGCCGCCCGAGCCCTGGACGGCTCGGACGAGGAGGTGTCGGTGTCGGCCGACGTCCAGCTCGAGGCGCTCGTGGGCCTGCTCACCGAGGCCTTGCGCCGCCGCTGA
- a CDS encoding GNAT family N-acetyltransferase, with protein MDEPKLPLRTERLVLRLHEPQDTAALRAYYGDPEVVRYVPFAPWDDESTPEHMAKRVKRRGLTCEARGLGVVAVLDGRVVGDVALWSTDDAQRLAEIGWAFHPEVAGRGLATEAAAAVLDIAFDTYGLHRVAAQLDPRNVASARLCERLGMQREAHLRQSWWEDGEWTDSLVYGLLESDRR; from the coding sequence GTGGACGAGCCGAAGCTGCCCCTTCGCACCGAGCGCCTCGTGCTGCGCCTGCACGAGCCGCAGGACACCGCTGCTCTGCGCGCGTACTACGGCGACCCCGAGGTCGTGCGGTACGTGCCCTTCGCGCCCTGGGACGACGAGAGCACGCCCGAGCACATGGCCAAGCGCGTGAAGCGGCGCGGGCTCACCTGCGAGGCACGCGGGCTCGGGGTCGTGGCCGTGCTCGACGGCCGCGTCGTCGGGGACGTCGCGCTGTGGAGCACGGACGACGCCCAGCGCCTCGCCGAGATCGGCTGGGCGTTCCACCCTGAGGTCGCCGGGCGAGGGCTGGCCACCGAGGCTGCGGCCGCGGTGCTCGACATCGCCTTCGACACCTACGGGCTGCACCGCGTGGCGGCGCAGCTCGATCCACGCAACGTCGCGTCGGCTCGCCTCTGCGAGCGCCTGGGCATGCAGCGCGAGGCCCACCTGCGGCAGAGCTGGTGGGAGGACGGCGAGTGGACCGACAGCCTCGTCTACGGCCTGCTCGAGAGCGATCGGCGCTAG
- a CDS encoding response regulator has product MTRALVVEDEIALGRALAINLRAHGYDVEAVADGASALAAAARRPPDVVVLDLGLPDLDGVEVVEGLRGWSSVPIVVLSARHDRGQKVAALDAGADDYVTKPFDLVELLARLRAAVRRATPAEGAVGLETASFTVDFAAHTVRSNGAQVRLTPTEWHVLEVLARHPGKLVTQRELLQQVWGPHYGSESNYLRVYVSQLRRKLEPDPSRPRHLITEPGVGYRLEP; this is encoded by the coding sequence ATGACCCGCGCGCTGGTGGTCGAGGACGAGATCGCGCTCGGGCGCGCGCTCGCCATCAACCTGCGGGCGCACGGGTACGACGTCGAGGCGGTCGCGGACGGCGCGTCGGCGCTCGCGGCCGCGGCCCGACGTCCGCCCGACGTGGTGGTGCTCGACCTGGGCCTGCCCGATCTCGACGGCGTCGAGGTGGTCGAGGGTCTGCGCGGCTGGTCGAGCGTGCCGATCGTCGTGCTGTCGGCCCGGCACGACCGAGGGCAGAAGGTCGCGGCGCTCGATGCCGGCGCGGACGACTACGTCACCAAGCCGTTCGACCTCGTCGAGCTGCTCGCGCGACTGCGGGCTGCGGTGCGGCGGGCGACACCGGCCGAGGGAGCGGTCGGGCTCGAGACGGCCTCGTTCACCGTCGACTTCGCGGCTCACACGGTGCGTTCGAACGGGGCGCAGGTGCGGCTGACCCCCACCGAGTGGCACGTGCTCGAGGTGCTCGCCCGCCATCCCGGCAAGCTGGTCACCCAGCGCGAGCTGCTGCAGCAGGTGTGGGGGCCGCACTACGGCAGTGAGTCGAACTACCTGCGCGTCTACGTCTCGCAGCTGCGCCGCAAGCTCGAGCCGGACCCCTCACGCCCTCGGCACCTCATCACCGAACCCGGCGTGGGGTACCGGCTGGAGCCCTAG
- a CDS encoding DUF4118 domain-containing protein: protein MTRSATSTGRDRSGLRALAGALAGRRRATGLGLAVVALPALTAVLVAARGSMGLGSVLLLFLLVVVLVAAVGGVLVGLAAAAAAFVLANYFLTPPFHTFVVESRDSVIALSVFVAVAAIVSVVVDAAADQRARAARSELDAEALGRVAVEPLVGRTAESLLRDLAQTFGLTGAELREIGGSSRVVARYGPPVGAGTVRVDAGAGREVVGDGPVGFAADRRVLRGMAHAAARAADAEVLADEAARARQLAEVDRLRAALLAAVGHDLRTPLATTKTAVTTLRLGSALSDDERDELLAAIEGSTDRLTDLVSDLLDLSRLQAGAVVVSAEPVAADEVVARVLIDRHVSAVANDVPDDLSFVVADAALLERVLANLVANACAHAAPSEVRVVGRRRGAVVDLAVVDHGPGVAEADWARMFLPFQRLDDRASGQHTGLGLAIAKGLTEAMGGSLTPSATRGGGLTMTVTLRVAAPARTPVEPSGAPS from the coding sequence GTGACGAGGTCTGCGACGTCGACGGGCCGTGACCGCAGCGGGCTGCGGGCGCTGGCGGGCGCGCTCGCCGGCAGACGTCGCGCCACCGGCCTGGGGCTCGCCGTCGTCGCTCTCCCGGCGCTCACGGCGGTTCTCGTCGCGGCCCGAGGCAGCATGGGTCTCGGCAGCGTCCTGCTCCTGTTCCTCCTGGTCGTCGTGCTCGTGGCGGCGGTGGGCGGGGTCCTGGTCGGTCTGGCCGCCGCGGCGGCGGCCTTCGTGCTCGCCAACTACTTCCTCACCCCGCCGTTCCACACCTTCGTCGTCGAGAGCCGTGACTCGGTCATCGCCCTGTCGGTGTTCGTGGCGGTCGCCGCCATCGTCAGCGTGGTGGTCGATGCCGCCGCCGACCAGCGGGCGCGAGCCGCGCGCAGCGAGCTGGACGCCGAGGCGCTCGGACGCGTGGCCGTGGAGCCGCTGGTGGGGCGCACCGCCGAGAGCCTCCTGCGCGACCTCGCGCAGACGTTCGGACTCACCGGAGCGGAGCTGCGCGAGATCGGTGGCAGCTCGCGTGTGGTGGCCCGTTACGGGCCCCCGGTGGGCGCGGGCACGGTGCGCGTCGACGCCGGCGCGGGCCGCGAGGTCGTCGGAGACGGGCCGGTGGGTTTCGCCGCGGATCGCCGCGTGCTGCGGGGGATGGCGCACGCGGCCGCGCGGGCGGCGGACGCCGAGGTGCTGGCCGACGAGGCGGCGCGCGCCCGGCAGCTCGCGGAGGTAGACCGGTTGCGTGCGGCCCTGCTCGCGGCAGTGGGTCACGACCTGCGCACACCACTCGCCACGACGAAGACCGCGGTCACCACGCTGCGGCTCGGGAGCGCCCTGAGCGACGACGAGCGCGACGAGCTGCTCGCGGCGATCGAGGGCTCCACCGACCGGCTCACCGACCTCGTGAGCGACCTGCTCGACCTCAGCCGGCTGCAGGCCGGTGCCGTCGTGGTGTCCGCGGAGCCGGTGGCCGCGGACGAGGTCGTGGCGCGCGTGCTCATCGACCGCCACGTCAGCGCGGTCGCGAACGACGTGCCCGACGACCTGTCGTTCGTGGTGGCGGACGCCGCGCTCCTCGAGCGCGTGCTGGCCAACCTGGTCGCGAACGCCTGCGCGCACGCAGCGCCGAGCGAGGTGCGCGTGGTCGGCCGGCGTCGCGGAGCGGTGGTCGACCTCGCCGTGGTCGACCACGGGCCTGGCGTCGCCGAAGCGGACTGGGCGCGCATGTTCCTGCCGTTCCAGCGGCTCGACGACCGGGCGAGCGGGCAGCACACCGGGCTCGGTCTGGCCATCGCCAAGGGGCTCACCGAGGCGATGGGCGGCTCGCTCACCCCCTCGGCGACGCGCGGAGGCGGCCTCACCATGACGGTGACGCTGCGCGTCGCCGCACCGGCCCGGACGCCCGTCGAGCCGTCGGGTGCGCCGTCATGA